The DNA sequence CGCGTACCCCCGGCACGCCGACTTCGCCGCCCTGCTGCGCGAGTTCGACCCGGGCGGGAAGTTCCGCACCGCGGAGCTGGACCGCTACTTCCCCCGCGACTGACGCCCTCAGCGCCCGGCGGGCGTCGGCGGGCGCAGGCTGCCGCGTTGCACCGCGCGGCTGATGTCGCTGGGCGAGACGATCCCTACCAACTGGTCGTCGACCACCACCAGCGCCCGGCCGTCGGTGCACTCGTTGAGCCGGGGCAGCAGCTCGGTGAGCTGTTCCTCCGGGCGGGCGAGCACCAGCTCGTCGGCCCGGCAGGACACCTCGGCCAACGTGGTGGACGGGCGGCGGTCCGGCGTGATGCCGCGTACCCGATCGAGCGTGACCAGGCCGACCGGCCGCCCGTCGGCGGTCAGCGGCAACGCCGAGTGCCGGTACGCGAACAGGTAGTGGTCGACGAAGTCGGCCACGGTCAGGTCGCCGGACGCGGTCTGCGGCTGCGGCGTCATGACGTCGCCGACCCGGACGCCGCGCAGCGCGTCGCCGAGGCGGGCCTGCCGCTCCTCCTGCCCGGCCGCGCCGATCAGGAACCAGCCGATCAGTGCCAGCCAGAGCCCACCGAACCCGGCGCCGCTGAGGAATCGCCACAGCCCGAGGCCGATCAGCACGATGCCCAGCACCCGGCCGGCGCCGGCGGCCACCACCGAGGCCCGGGTCCGGTCGCCGGTGGCCTTCCACACCGCCGCCCGCAGCAACCGGCCACCGTCGAGCGGCGCGGCCGGCAGCACGTTGAAGAGCGCCAGCAGCACGTTGATGCCGGCCAGCCAGGACAGCGCGCCGAGCAGCAGCCCGTGCCCGCCGGCCACCGCGACGGCCACCGCGATCGCGCCGAACACCACGCCGATGATCAGGCTGACCAGCGGACCCACGCCGGCGATCCGCAGCTCGGCGCCGGGGTCCTTCGCC is a window from the Micromonospora sp. DSM 45708 genome containing:
- a CDS encoding site-2 protease family protein, whose translation is MRASFRLGRVAGVPVGVNWSVLVIFVLIAWTLSASLFPRSYPGHSTIAYVAAGLAAAVVFFLGLLAHEVSHAVVAKRNGIEVDGITLWLFGGVAELKGEAKDPGAELRIAGVGPLVSLIIGVVFGAIAVAVAVAGGHGLLLGALSWLAGINVLLALFNVLPAAPLDGGRLLRAAVWKATGDRTRASVVAAGAGRVLGIVLIGLGLWRFLSGAGFGGLWLALIGWFLIGAAGQEERQARLGDALRGVRVGDVMTPQPQTASGDLTVADFVDHYLFAYRHSALPLTADGRPVGLVTLDRVRGITPDRRPSTTLAEVSCRADELVLARPEEQLTELLPRLNECTDGRALVVVDDQLVGIVSPSDISRAVQRGSLRPPTPAGR